A genome region from Euphorbia lathyris chromosome 4, ddEupLath1.1, whole genome shotgun sequence includes the following:
- the LOC136226612 gene encoding WEB family protein At2g40480 isoform X2 yields the protein MAEIPDLGGEPVPGTPRIREIRSDPVPESFGFCPAQQNAGNQGTRKVGLRAEIDTSPPFGSVQEAVTRFGGRGSWMPYYKGFEEMDIKKVEEQAAELEKDLIVKELETLDVLEELGTTKRIVEELKLQLQKEALRCMSIPDDHVSSPASIKEMNKENCSLFPAPPNTGGVSSPRHHPPTSSPDMILMELKQAKLNLGKTINDLGVIQSSVESLNKKMKKEKTFLQKTRKRLTSKFAGVLSLEEELKQARVQPPPPPLPPLPQQQQMAEAEKTMLTNEQTKSTCLKTAELRLVAAKKMEEAAKATEAVALAEIKALSGNNEALSSGFVLPLPEPERVASFEARSPLVPFEARSPLASFTSFEAQSPLVAFEARSPLASFEPRSPFLTKPEVFAKKVEVPKPPKRDPNAAKMSILKKMREATEEVKQSKQALEDALNKVEMANRKQFAAEEAIRKWIPDNDQESQATYYAPKFANYHLHQPEDHQDSVLHETKGVNLVPEDPKPVLRTTVSMRDVLSRKQVLPEEYVMARPVEAREDRQQKVALSQMLHELREDLTFHPRPEKDAGEPKQFIAQRRKFGFIHISLPMSKPSKKKAQDFSNNQIH from the exons ATGGCGGAGATTCCGGATTTGGGAGGTGAACCGGTGCCGGGAACGCCCCGAATTAGGGAAATAAGGTCTGATCCGGTACCGGAGAGTTTCGGATTTTGCCCGGCGCAACAGAATGCCGGTAATCAGGGGACGAGGAAAGTCGGATTGAGAGCTGAAATCGATACTTCGCCGCCGTTCGGGTCGGTTCAGGAGGCCGTGACCCGTTTTGGTGGAAGAGGGTCATGGATGCCTTACTATAAG GGATTTGAGGAGATGGACATAAAGAAAGTAGAAGAACAAGCAGCAGAGTTAGAGAAAGATCTGATAGTAAAAGAACTTGAAACACTAGATGTTCTTGAAGAACTCGGGACGACGAAACGGATCGTCGAGGAATTGAAGCTTCAGTTGCAGAAAGAAGCTCTAAGATGTATGTCAATCCCAGATGATCATGTTTCAAGTCCTGCTTCTATCAAGGAAATGAACAAAGAAAACTGCAGCTTATTTCCTGCCCCGCCGAACACGGGCGGCGTTTCCAGCCCTCGACATCACCCTCCTACGTCCTCTCCTGACATGATCTTGATGGAGTTGAAACAAGCCAAGTTGAATCTCGGTAAAACTATTAACGATCTTGGAGTGATTCAATCTTCCGTTGAGTCTTTGaataagaaaatgaagaaagagAAAACTTTTCTTCAGAAAACGCGCAAGAGGCTAACGTCGAAATTTGCAGGGGTGTTGTCTCTCGAGGAGGAGCTAAAACAGGCACGAGTGCAGCCCCCGCCCCCGCCTCTGCCCCCGCTGCCGCAGCAGCAGCAAATGGCTGAAGCCGAGAAGACTATGTTAACAAATGAACAGACTAAGAGTACTTGTTTGAAGACTGCCGAATTGAGGTTGGTTGCCGCTAAGAAAATGGAGGAAGCAGCGAAGGCAACGGAAGCTGTTGCTCTAGCCGAAATCAAGGCCTTATCGGGCAATAATGAGGCCTTGTCGTCGGGATTTGTATTGCCATTGCCAGAGCCTGAGAGAGTAGCCTCATTCGAAGCTCGAAGTCCTTTAGTCCCATTCGAAGCTCGTAGTCCTTTAGCCTCATTCACCTCATTCGAAGCTCAAAGTCCGTTAGTAGCATTCGAAGCTCGAAGTCCTTTAGCCTCATTCGAACCTCGAAGTCCGTTTCTCACAAAACCGGAAGTATTTGCCAAGAAAGTTGAAGTTCCCAAGCCCCCAAAGCGCGACCCGAATGCAGCTAAAATGTCTATCCTAAAAAAGATGAGGGAAGCTACGGAAGAAGTGAAGCAAAGTAAACAAGCATTGGAAGACGCTCTGAACAAAGTCGAAATGGCGAACCGGAAACAATTTGCTGCCGAAGAAGCCATCAGAAAATGGATTCCGGACAACGATCAGGAAAGTCAAGCAACGTATTACGCTCCCAAGTTCGCGAATTACCATCTGCATCAGCCCGAAGATCATCAAGACTCGGTACTACACGAAACAAAGGGCGTGAATCTAGTCCCCGAGGATCCAAAGCCTGTTTTAAGAACAACAGTTTCAATGCGGGATGTGCTTAGTAGGAAGCAAGTTCTGCCCGAAGAATATGTAATGGCGAGGCCAGTAGAAGCCCGCGAAGATAGGCAGCAAAAGGTAGCATTGAGTCAAATGCTTCACGAGCTACGAGAGGATCTAACGTTCCATCCGAGACCCGAAAAGGACGCAGGTGAACCGAAGCAGTTTATTGCACAAAGGAGGAAGTTTGGATTCATTCATATATCATTGCCAATGTCAAAACCAAGTAAGAAAAAGGCTCAAGATTTCAGTAATAATCAGatacattaa
- the LOC136226612 gene encoding WEB family protein At2g40480 isoform X1 translates to MAEIPDLGGEPVPGTPRIREIRSDPVPESFGFCPAQQNAGNQGTRKVGLRAEIDTSPPFGSVQEAVTRFGGRGSWMPYYKQGFEEMDIKKVEEQAAELEKDLIVKELETLDVLEELGTTKRIVEELKLQLQKEALRCMSIPDDHVSSPASIKEMNKENCSLFPAPPNTGGVSSPRHHPPTSSPDMILMELKQAKLNLGKTINDLGVIQSSVESLNKKMKKEKTFLQKTRKRLTSKFAGVLSLEEELKQARVQPPPPPLPPLPQQQQMAEAEKTMLTNEQTKSTCLKTAELRLVAAKKMEEAAKATEAVALAEIKALSGNNEALSSGFVLPLPEPERVASFEARSPLVPFEARSPLASFTSFEAQSPLVAFEARSPLASFEPRSPFLTKPEVFAKKVEVPKPPKRDPNAAKMSILKKMREATEEVKQSKQALEDALNKVEMANRKQFAAEEAIRKWIPDNDQESQATYYAPKFANYHLHQPEDHQDSVLHETKGVNLVPEDPKPVLRTTVSMRDVLSRKQVLPEEYVMARPVEAREDRQQKVALSQMLHELREDLTFHPRPEKDAGEPKQFIAQRRKFGFIHISLPMSKPSKKKAQDFSNNQIH, encoded by the exons ATGGCGGAGATTCCGGATTTGGGAGGTGAACCGGTGCCGGGAACGCCCCGAATTAGGGAAATAAGGTCTGATCCGGTACCGGAGAGTTTCGGATTTTGCCCGGCGCAACAGAATGCCGGTAATCAGGGGACGAGGAAAGTCGGATTGAGAGCTGAAATCGATACTTCGCCGCCGTTCGGGTCGGTTCAGGAGGCCGTGACCCGTTTTGGTGGAAGAGGGTCATGGATGCCTTACTATAAG CAGGGATTTGAGGAGATGGACATAAAGAAAGTAGAAGAACAAGCAGCAGAGTTAGAGAAAGATCTGATAGTAAAAGAACTTGAAACACTAGATGTTCTTGAAGAACTCGGGACGACGAAACGGATCGTCGAGGAATTGAAGCTTCAGTTGCAGAAAGAAGCTCTAAGATGTATGTCAATCCCAGATGATCATGTTTCAAGTCCTGCTTCTATCAAGGAAATGAACAAAGAAAACTGCAGCTTATTTCCTGCCCCGCCGAACACGGGCGGCGTTTCCAGCCCTCGACATCACCCTCCTACGTCCTCTCCTGACATGATCTTGATGGAGTTGAAACAAGCCAAGTTGAATCTCGGTAAAACTATTAACGATCTTGGAGTGATTCAATCTTCCGTTGAGTCTTTGaataagaaaatgaagaaagagAAAACTTTTCTTCAGAAAACGCGCAAGAGGCTAACGTCGAAATTTGCAGGGGTGTTGTCTCTCGAGGAGGAGCTAAAACAGGCACGAGTGCAGCCCCCGCCCCCGCCTCTGCCCCCGCTGCCGCAGCAGCAGCAAATGGCTGAAGCCGAGAAGACTATGTTAACAAATGAACAGACTAAGAGTACTTGTTTGAAGACTGCCGAATTGAGGTTGGTTGCCGCTAAGAAAATGGAGGAAGCAGCGAAGGCAACGGAAGCTGTTGCTCTAGCCGAAATCAAGGCCTTATCGGGCAATAATGAGGCCTTGTCGTCGGGATTTGTATTGCCATTGCCAGAGCCTGAGAGAGTAGCCTCATTCGAAGCTCGAAGTCCTTTAGTCCCATTCGAAGCTCGTAGTCCTTTAGCCTCATTCACCTCATTCGAAGCTCAAAGTCCGTTAGTAGCATTCGAAGCTCGAAGTCCTTTAGCCTCATTCGAACCTCGAAGTCCGTTTCTCACAAAACCGGAAGTATTTGCCAAGAAAGTTGAAGTTCCCAAGCCCCCAAAGCGCGACCCGAATGCAGCTAAAATGTCTATCCTAAAAAAGATGAGGGAAGCTACGGAAGAAGTGAAGCAAAGTAAACAAGCATTGGAAGACGCTCTGAACAAAGTCGAAATGGCGAACCGGAAACAATTTGCTGCCGAAGAAGCCATCAGAAAATGGATTCCGGACAACGATCAGGAAAGTCAAGCAACGTATTACGCTCCCAAGTTCGCGAATTACCATCTGCATCAGCCCGAAGATCATCAAGACTCGGTACTACACGAAACAAAGGGCGTGAATCTAGTCCCCGAGGATCCAAAGCCTGTTTTAAGAACAACAGTTTCAATGCGGGATGTGCTTAGTAGGAAGCAAGTTCTGCCCGAAGAATATGTAATGGCGAGGCCAGTAGAAGCCCGCGAAGATAGGCAGCAAAAGGTAGCATTGAGTCAAATGCTTCACGAGCTACGAGAGGATCTAACGTTCCATCCGAGACCCGAAAAGGACGCAGGTGAACCGAAGCAGTTTATTGCACAAAGGAGGAAGTTTGGATTCATTCATATATCATTGCCAATGTCAAAACCAAGTAAGAAAAAGGCTCAAGATTTCAGTAATAATCAGatacattaa
- the LOC136225454 gene encoding high mobility group B protein 7 — translation MANPTRIRKRIQSIRRAPDGSAFQTCDNCGVSIPICLADMHDCETATKKTVKRFKGTNGKKQNVERLSYFDEPRSPFVVFMEDFMSYWKDEHFIYVNGKGFEIWKQMSKQEREPYVIRAEVLNSAYVENLIQEIDDSTKVDEEADSAMVGKSDPMYEDYGYNGYSDDSFYY, via the exons ATGGCGAATCCTACAAGAATCCGCAAAAGGATTCAATCAATCCGCCGTGCTCCTGATGGAAGCGCCTTTCAAACCTG TGATAACTGTGGCGTTTCGATTCCAATTTGTTTGGCTGATATGCACGATTGTGAAACGGCAACCAAAAAGACTGTGAAGAGATTCAAGGGCACTAATGGAAAAAAGCAGAATGTCGAGAGATTGAGCTATTTTGATGAACCTAGATCGCCATTTGTCGTCTTCAT GGAGGACTTCATGAGTTATTGGAAGGATGAGCATTTTATTTATGTTAATGGTAAAGGGTTTGAAATTTGGAAGCAGATGTCAAAGCAG GAGAGAGAGCCATATGTTATTAGAGCTGAAGTATTGAACTCAGCTTATGTTGAAAATTTGATTCAAGAAATTGATGATTCAACTAAG GTGGATGAAGAGGCAGATTCAGCAATGGTTGGGAAGTCTGATCCG ATGTATGAAGATTATGGATACAATGGATATTCTGATGATAGCTTCTACTACTGa
- the LOC136226612 gene encoding WEB family protein At2g40480 isoform X3 codes for MAEIPDLGGEPVPGTPRIREIRSDPVPESFGFCPAQQNAGNQGTRKVGLRAEIDTSPPFGSVQEAVTRFGGRGSWMPYYKQGFEEMDIKKVEEQAAELEKDLIVKELETLDVLEELGTTKRIVEELKLQLQKEALRCMSIPDDHVSSPASIKEMNKENCSLFPAPPNTGGVSSPRHHPPTSSPDMILMELKQAKLNLGVLSLEEELKQARVQPPPPPLPPLPQQQQMAEAEKTMLTNEQTKSTCLKTAELRLVAAKKMEEAAKATEAVALAEIKALSGNNEALSSGFVLPLPEPERVASFEARSPLVPFEARSPLASFTSFEAQSPLVAFEARSPLASFEPRSPFLTKPEVFAKKVEVPKPPKRDPNAAKMSILKKMREATEEVKQSKQALEDALNKVEMANRKQFAAEEAIRKWIPDNDQESQATYYAPKFANYHLHQPEDHQDSVLHETKGVNLVPEDPKPVLRTTVSMRDVLSRKQVLPEEYVMARPVEAREDRQQKVALSQMLHELREDLTFHPRPEKDAGEPKQFIAQRRKFGFIHISLPMSKPSKKKAQDFSNNQIH; via the exons ATGGCGGAGATTCCGGATTTGGGAGGTGAACCGGTGCCGGGAACGCCCCGAATTAGGGAAATAAGGTCTGATCCGGTACCGGAGAGTTTCGGATTTTGCCCGGCGCAACAGAATGCCGGTAATCAGGGGACGAGGAAAGTCGGATTGAGAGCTGAAATCGATACTTCGCCGCCGTTCGGGTCGGTTCAGGAGGCCGTGACCCGTTTTGGTGGAAGAGGGTCATGGATGCCTTACTATAAG CAGGGATTTGAGGAGATGGACATAAAGAAAGTAGAAGAACAAGCAGCAGAGTTAGAGAAAGATCTGATAGTAAAAGAACTTGAAACACTAGATGTTCTTGAAGAACTCGGGACGACGAAACGGATCGTCGAGGAATTGAAGCTTCAGTTGCAGAAAGAAGCTCTAAGATGTATGTCAATCCCAGATGATCATGTTTCAAGTCCTGCTTCTATCAAGGAAATGAACAAAGAAAACTGCAGCTTATTTCCTGCCCCGCCGAACACGGGCGGCGTTTCCAGCCCTCGACATCACCCTCCTACGTCCTCTCCTGACATGATCTTGATGGAGTTGAAACAAGCCAAGTTGAATCTCG GGGTGTTGTCTCTCGAGGAGGAGCTAAAACAGGCACGAGTGCAGCCCCCGCCCCCGCCTCTGCCCCCGCTGCCGCAGCAGCAGCAAATGGCTGAAGCCGAGAAGACTATGTTAACAAATGAACAGACTAAGAGTACTTGTTTGAAGACTGCCGAATTGAGGTTGGTTGCCGCTAAGAAAATGGAGGAAGCAGCGAAGGCAACGGAAGCTGTTGCTCTAGCCGAAATCAAGGCCTTATCGGGCAATAATGAGGCCTTGTCGTCGGGATTTGTATTGCCATTGCCAGAGCCTGAGAGAGTAGCCTCATTCGAAGCTCGAAGTCCTTTAGTCCCATTCGAAGCTCGTAGTCCTTTAGCCTCATTCACCTCATTCGAAGCTCAAAGTCCGTTAGTAGCATTCGAAGCTCGAAGTCCTTTAGCCTCATTCGAACCTCGAAGTCCGTTTCTCACAAAACCGGAAGTATTTGCCAAGAAAGTTGAAGTTCCCAAGCCCCCAAAGCGCGACCCGAATGCAGCTAAAATGTCTATCCTAAAAAAGATGAGGGAAGCTACGGAAGAAGTGAAGCAAAGTAAACAAGCATTGGAAGACGCTCTGAACAAAGTCGAAATGGCGAACCGGAAACAATTTGCTGCCGAAGAAGCCATCAGAAAATGGATTCCGGACAACGATCAGGAAAGTCAAGCAACGTATTACGCTCCCAAGTTCGCGAATTACCATCTGCATCAGCCCGAAGATCATCAAGACTCGGTACTACACGAAACAAAGGGCGTGAATCTAGTCCCCGAGGATCCAAAGCCTGTTTTAAGAACAACAGTTTCAATGCGGGATGTGCTTAGTAGGAAGCAAGTTCTGCCCGAAGAATATGTAATGGCGAGGCCAGTAGAAGCCCGCGAAGATAGGCAGCAAAAGGTAGCATTGAGTCAAATGCTTCACGAGCTACGAGAGGATCTAACGTTCCATCCGAGACCCGAAAAGGACGCAGGTGAACCGAAGCAGTTTATTGCACAAAGGAGGAAGTTTGGATTCATTCATATATCATTGCCAATGTCAAAACCAAGTAAGAAAAAGGCTCAAGATTTCAGTAATAATCAGatacattaa